In the genome of Xanthobacteraceae bacterium, one region contains:
- a CDS encoding ABC transporter ATP-binding protein, whose protein sequence is MAADTVLEVNNIEVVYNKTVQVLRGLSLRVVEGNVVALLGSNGAGKSTTLKAISNVLSLEDGEVTAGNIVFKQQPVARRAPHELVRGGLFHVMEGRRIFEDLTVEENLTAATYALSGRSEKASTKFDLVYNYFPRLFERRSGRAGYLSGGEQQMLAIGRALIAQPKLMLLDEPSLGLSPKLVEEIFTIIARINREQGVSMLLVEQNAAVAFAVSHYGYIMETGKIVIDGPTERLLRDQDVREFYLGVGGAGADGEAKSFRNVKHYKRRKRWLS, encoded by the coding sequence ATGGCCGCGGACACTGTTCTCGAAGTGAACAACATCGAGGTCGTCTATAACAAGACGGTCCAGGTGCTCCGCGGCCTTTCGCTTCGCGTGGTGGAGGGCAACGTCGTTGCGTTGCTCGGCTCCAACGGTGCCGGCAAATCCACCACGCTGAAAGCGATCTCGAACGTGCTCTCGCTTGAGGACGGCGAGGTGACGGCCGGTAATATCGTTTTCAAGCAGCAACCTGTCGCGCGCCGCGCCCCACATGAGCTTGTGCGGGGCGGTCTTTTTCACGTCATGGAAGGGCGCAGGATTTTCGAAGACCTGACGGTCGAGGAAAACCTCACTGCCGCGACTTACGCCTTGTCCGGCCGCAGCGAGAAGGCGTCCACCAAGTTCGATCTCGTTTATAATTATTTCCCCCGGCTGTTCGAGCGGCGCAGTGGCCGTGCCGGGTATCTCTCCGGCGGCGAACAGCAGATGCTCGCCATCGGCCGTGCGTTGATCGCGCAGCCGAAATTGATGCTGCTCGACGAGCCATCGCTAGGTTTGTCGCCGAAACTGGTCGAGGAGATTTTCACCATCATCGCGCGCATCAACCGCGAGCAGGGCGTTTCCATGCTTCTGGTCGAACAGAATGCAGCGGTCGCCTTCGCCGTCTCCCACTATGGCTACATCATGGAGACAGGTAAAATCGTGATCGACGGGCCGACCGAGCGCCTGCTGCGCGATCAGGACGTACGCGAGTTCTATCTCGGCGTGGGCGGTGCGGGCGCTGACGGGGAGGCCAAGAGCTTCCGCAATGTGAAACACTACAAGCGCCGCAAGCGCTGGCTGTCGTGA
- a CDS encoding AMP-binding protein has product MFPELTLPQMIRKHAQENASRVAIRQKEFGIWKPYSWAEYYERACAVGLGLRAMGLGEGGHVAVISENRIEWVLSQLGAGLVGAITIGVYPTSPSNEVAYVLEHSNTEVVVCEDQEQVDKVLERRGELPRLKRIVVIETKGMRQYPENSVISFLDLERAGKTYAFDHPKLIEDVLSKQKLSDTALMIYTSGSTGKPKGAMLSYRNIRAQAIAVVERLQLDESTTLLSYLPLCHVAEQMTTVMVPGYLGSLVNFGESIRTVQEDLREVAPSMFLGVPRIWEKLHSSIHIKLLESDPVRRRLFEKAYTACEPFAEKAPSQRSFGERIKFFVYYWLVFRALQNFIGLRKAKVAMTGAAPISAKIVRFFRTIGVPLIEVYGLTESSAVATAQTQEERIPLCVGTAAPGIEVKLGADGELLVRGDTVFEGYYRNEDATKNSIRGGWLHTGDVAEMHKGQFKIVDRIKDIMITAGGKNLSPSEIENTVKASPFIKECIVIGESRKYVSALIQIDYELTGKWAEEKGIAYTNFRNLAEHPAVNELIQKEIDVANAQLAQVSNIRKFHLLTKELDHDDDEVTATMKVRRSNITKKYAAEIEGLYR; this is encoded by the coding sequence ATGTTTCCCGAACTCACGCTACCGCAGATGATCCGCAAACACGCGCAGGAGAATGCTTCGCGCGTAGCCATCCGCCAGAAGGAATTCGGAATCTGGAAGCCTTATTCGTGGGCGGAATATTATGAGCGCGCCTGCGCAGTAGGCCTTGGCTTACGTGCGATGGGTCTGGGTGAGGGCGGGCATGTTGCCGTCATTTCGGAAAACCGTATCGAATGGGTGCTTTCGCAATTGGGTGCGGGTCTGGTTGGCGCTATTACCATCGGCGTCTATCCCACCAGCCCGTCGAACGAAGTCGCCTATGTGCTGGAGCACTCGAACACGGAAGTCGTGGTCTGCGAGGATCAGGAGCAGGTCGACAAGGTACTGGAACGGCGCGGCGAACTGCCCAGGCTGAAACGCATCGTTGTCATCGAAACGAAAGGGATGCGCCAGTATCCCGAAAATAGCGTGATCTCGTTCCTCGATCTGGAGCGCGCGGGGAAAACCTATGCCTTCGATCATCCAAAGCTGATCGAGGATGTGCTCTCTAAGCAAAAGCTCTCAGACACTGCGCTCATGATCTATACGTCCGGTTCGACCGGAAAGCCCAAGGGCGCGATGCTCAGCTACAGGAACATCCGCGCGCAGGCGATTGCCGTGGTCGAGCGGCTGCAACTCGACGAAAGTACGACGCTGCTGTCCTATCTGCCGCTATGCCACGTCGCCGAACAGATGACGACGGTGATGGTGCCCGGTTATCTCGGTTCGCTCGTCAACTTCGGCGAATCGATCCGCACCGTGCAGGAGGACCTACGCGAGGTTGCGCCAAGCATGTTCCTTGGCGTGCCGCGCATCTGGGAAAAGCTCCATTCCTCGATCCACATCAAGCTGCTGGAATCCGACCCCGTTCGCCGCAGACTGTTCGAAAAGGCTTACACGGCCTGCGAACCGTTCGCGGAGAAGGCGCCCTCGCAACGCAGTTTCGGCGAGCGGATCAAGTTCTTCGTCTATTATTGGCTCGTTTTCCGCGCGTTGCAGAATTTCATTGGTTTGCGCAAGGCGAAGGTAGCAATGACCGGCGCCGCGCCGATCTCGGCGAAGATCGTGCGGTTCTTCCGCACTATCGGCGTGCCGCTGATCGAAGTATACGGCCTCACCGAAAGCTCTGCCGTCGCGACCGCGCAAACGCAGGAGGAGCGCATACCTCTATGTGTCGGCACGGCTGCACCGGGTATCGAAGTGAAACTCGGTGCCGACGGCGAGCTGCTGGTGCGCGGCGATACCGTATTCGAGGGCTATTACCGTAACGAGGATGCAACGAAGAATTCGATTCGCGGTGGCTGGCTGCATACCGGCGACGTGGCGGAAATGCACAAAGGCCAGTTCAAGATCGTGGACCGCATCAAGGACATCATGATCACGGCGGGCGGCAAGAACCTCAGCCCGTCCGAGATCGAGAACACCGTGAAGGCCAGTCCGTTCATCAAGGAATGTATCGTGATTGGCGAGTCGCGGAAGTATGTCTCGGCCTTGATCCAGATCGACTACGAGCTGACTGGGAAGTGGGCGGAGGAAAAAGGCATCGCCTATACCAACTTCAGGAATCTTGCCGAGCATCCGGCGGTAAATGAGCTGATCCAGAAGGAGATCGACGTGGCCAACGCGCAGCTTGCGCAGGTGTCGAACATCCGCAAATTCCATCTGCTCACGAAAGAGCTGGATCACGACGACGACGAAGTGACGGCCACGATGAAGGTGCGCCGCTCGAACATTACCAAGAAATACGCGGCGGAGATCGAGGGCCTGTATCGCTGA
- a CDS encoding sulfurtransferase TusA family protein gives MPKKLDLRGLKCPLPAMRTRKALSSMTAGEELLVECTDPMTAIDIPNMVRETGNTLLEQRDAAEIKRFHIRKE, from the coding sequence ATGCCAAAGAAACTCGACCTTCGCGGCCTGAAATGCCCGCTCCCTGCCATGCGCACACGCAAGGCGCTGTCGTCGATGACGGCTGGCGAGGAACTGCTCGTCGAGTGTACCGATCCAATGACGGCGATCGACATTCCAAACATGGTGCGGGAAACCGGAAACACGCTGCTGGAACAGCGTGACGCCGCCGAGATCAAGCGCTTTCACATCCGCAAGGAATGA
- the mobA gene encoding molybdenum cofactor guanylyltransferase MobA, translating to MNDNEKPLGVILAGGLASRMGGGDKTLKEIGGRTILSRVIERVQPQCSRLILNANGDAMRFSSASLPVISDDVPGFVGPLAGILAGMEWAAANVPGTLYIATVAGDCPFLPRDLIARLSMARREQGKPLACAQSGDWRHPVIGLWPVGLREELRRALTIEGLHKVEVWGARYGVAIAEWDDSPFDPFMNVNTPVDAVRANMIAATNPSA from the coding sequence ATGAACGACAACGAAAAACCGCTCGGCGTCATCCTCGCGGGAGGACTGGCGAGCCGCATGGGTGGCGGCGACAAGACGCTGAAAGAGATCGGCGGACGGACCATTCTCTCGCGCGTCATCGAGCGGGTGCAACCGCAATGCTCGCGCCTCATCCTCAACGCGAACGGAGACGCCATGCGGTTCTCGTCCGCATCGTTGCCGGTAATTTCGGATGATGTGCCAGGTTTCGTGGGGCCGCTGGCAGGGATTCTCGCGGGGATGGAATGGGCGGCCGCGAATGTGCCGGGCACATTATATATTGCGACAGTGGCGGGCGACTGCCCTTTCCTGCCGCGCGACCTGATCGCACGATTGAGCATGGCACGGCGCGAACAGGGTAAGCCGCTCGCGTGCGCGCAATCCGGCGATTGGCGTCATCCGGTGATCGGGTTATGGCCTGTCGGTTTGCGCGAAGAACTGCGCCGCGCGCTCACCATAGAAGGGTTGCACAAGGTCGAGGTTTGGGGCGCACGTTATGGTGTAGCCATCGCCGAATGGGACGACAGTCCTTTCGACCCGTTTATGAACGTGAACACGCCGGTAGACGCAGTGCGCGCAAACATGATCGCTGCCACGAACCCGTCAGCCTGA
- a CDS encoding aminotransferase class V-fold PLP-dependent enzyme, with amino-acid sequence MADEPHALLDRDACIIHRTDDSFFHSRANQARQDYRGITVASNRSRTAGRHFLQIPGPSPLPDRILRAMDMPIIDHRGPEFGRLARRVLDGVKTIFKTTNPVIIYPSSGTGAWEAALVNTLSPGDHVLMFETGQFGTLWKKMAGKLGLVPVFINSDWRTGAQPQAIEAKLREDKEKKIKAVAVLHNETSTGCVSPVAEIRKAIDAAGHPALLLVDTISSLASIDYRHDEWGVDVTVGGAQKGLMLPPGISFNAVSDKALAASKTSKLPKSFWGWEEMIAMNKTNYFPYTPATNILYGLAESIDMLHEEGLDNVFARHDRLAEATRRAVRTWGLELLCKEPKHYSSTITAILLPEGHNADQFRATALEHFDIAYGASFGPYVAKYFRIGHLGDTNDGTILGALALTEMALGLAGIPHKKGGVQAAMDYMAEESKKRPN; translated from the coding sequence ATGGCCGATGAGCCGCACGCGCTGCTTGACCGGGATGCGTGTATAATTCACAGGACTGACGACTCGTTCTTTCATTCACGCGCAAATCAAGCGCGGCAAGACTACCGGGGGATCACAGTGGCGTCTAATCGTTCGCGCACCGCAGGCAGACATTTTCTTCAGATCCCCGGCCCTTCGCCCCTTCCCGACCGCATCCTGCGGGCGATGGACATGCCGATCATCGATCACCGCGGCCCGGAATTCGGCAGGCTCGCACGCCGCGTGCTGGACGGCGTCAAGACGATCTTCAAGACCACGAACCCGGTCATCATCTATCCGTCTTCGGGCACCGGCGCTTGGGAAGCTGCGCTTGTGAACACGCTTTCGCCCGGCGATCACGTCCTGATGTTCGAGACCGGCCAGTTCGGCACGCTATGGAAAAAGATGGCCGGGAAGCTGGGCCTCGTTCCAGTTTTCATCAACAGCGACTGGCGCACGGGCGCGCAGCCGCAAGCGATCGAAGCAAAGCTGCGCGAAGACAAGGAAAAGAAGATCAAGGCCGTCGCAGTGCTGCACAACGAGACTTCGACCGGATGCGTTTCGCCTGTCGCGGAAATACGAAAGGCAATCGACGCCGCGGGCCATCCCGCGCTGCTGCTGGTCGATACGATTTCCTCGCTCGCCTCGATTGATTATCGCCACGACGAATGGGGCGTCGATGTCACCGTAGGCGGCGCGCAGAAGGGACTGATGCTGCCGCCGGGCATCTCGTTCAACGCGGTGAGCGACAAGGCGCTCGCGGCTTCAAAGACGTCGAAGCTTCCGAAGTCCTTCTGGGGCTGGGAAGAAATGATCGCGATGAACAAGACCAATTACTTCCCTTACACGCCGGCAACCAACATTCTCTATGGCCTCGCCGAGTCGATCGACATGCTTCACGAGGAAGGCCTCGATAACGTGTTCGCGCGCCACGACCGCCTCGCCGAAGCGACCCGCCGCGCGGTGCGCACGTGGGGCCTCGAACTTCTGTGCAAGGAACCGAAGCATTACTCCTCGACCATCACCGCCATCCTTCTGCCGGAAGGTCACAATGCCGATCAGTTCCGCGCGACTGCGCTCGAACATTTCGACATTGCGTATGGCGCGAGCTTCGGTCCCTATGTTGCCAAGTATTTCCGCATCGGCCACCTCGGCGATACCAACGACGGCACTATTCTCGGCGCGCTGGCATTGACCGAAATGGCGCTCGGCCTCGCCGGCATCCCGCACAAGAAAGGCGGCGTGCAGGCGGCGATGGACTATATGGCCGAAGAAAGCAAAAAGCGCCCGAACTAG
- a CDS encoding FAD-binding protein, with product MPVLERKLRREITGDVLFDAFSRGRYATDASHYQMMPVGVVVPRTIEEAKRAIGLANQEGATVLARGGGTSQCGQAINHSLVIDCSKHLNRVLELDVANRRCVVEPGIVLDDLNRQLRQHGLWYPVDVSTASRATIGGMAGNNSCGGRSLRYGTMRDNVLSMDAVLADGTQAHFGRANADLSDIPDSSPLKPLAKDMLALGAREAAEVEARFPKVQRRVGGYNLDALTPGRNDLNLAHILIGSEGTLAFTTQVELKLWPVLGKRIVAACHFGSFYEAMNAAQHLVKTGPIAVELVDRTMIELAGQIAMFRPTLERFVRGKPDAVLLVEFDSGDEENRRKLAHLHDVMNDLGFGWDKQGAKWGGVVDVTEPALQTAIAELRASGLNVMMSMKEQGKPISFVEDCAVPLEHLADYTARLTEVFERNGTRGTWYAHASVGCLHVRPVLNLRQDKDVKAMRAIAEEAFAMVREYKGSHSGEHGDGIVRSEFHEKMFGPKLIRAFEEVKDRFDPKPLFNPGKIVRAPKFDDRNLFRYAPGYHAEPFTPAFDWSDYTGGANGFQGAVEMCNNNGACRNSAGNVMCPSYRVTRNERDVTRGRANTLRLALSGQLGREGMTSGEMAETLKLCVSCKGCRRECPTGVDMARMKIEVLAARAAKYGYSLRDRLVGWLPRYAPYAKKIGWLLNLRDIIPGAAKLSEWLTGFSARRKLPKWRSDVFDDHAATPGEGEREVVLFADTFNRYFDRENLEAARDVLKAAGYRVHFADDGMGRPLCCGRTFLSVGAVKEAKAEAERTLKVLTSYVGRGVPVVGLEPSCVFGFRDEIPGLLKGNSDATALSGNVLLFEEFVAREAAAGRMKLDLKPLGTKAYLHGHCHQKAFGALTPVQQTLKLIPELEVETIESSCCGMAGSFGYGAETIDTSLAMGELTLLPAVRKAPADALIVADGTSCREQIAHGAGREALHVARVLERSLNRANEAKQ from the coding sequence ATGCCGGTTCTGGAGCGAAAGCTGCGCCGCGAAATCACGGGCGATGTGCTGTTCGATGCCTTTAGCCGCGGCCGTTACGCGACGGATGCTTCTCATTACCAGATGATGCCGGTCGGCGTCGTTGTGCCTCGCACAATAGAGGAGGCGAAGCGCGCGATTGGTTTGGCCAATCAGGAGGGGGCGACCGTTCTGGCCCGCGGCGGCGGAACGTCGCAATGCGGACAGGCCATCAATCATTCACTGGTGATCGACTGTTCCAAGCACCTTAACCGGGTGCTCGAACTGGATGTGGCAAACCGGCGGTGCGTGGTCGAGCCGGGTATCGTGCTGGACGACCTGAACCGTCAGCTTCGTCAGCACGGTCTGTGGTATCCGGTCGATGTGTCGACCGCATCGCGCGCAACCATCGGCGGCATGGCCGGCAATAATTCCTGCGGCGGCCGTTCGCTCCGTTACGGCACCATGCGCGACAATGTGCTCTCGATGGACGCGGTGCTGGCCGATGGAACGCAGGCGCATTTCGGCCGCGCGAACGCGGACCTTTCCGACATCCCCGATTCTTCGCCGCTGAAGCCGCTGGCGAAGGACATGCTCGCGCTCGGCGCGCGCGAGGCGGCTGAAGTGGAGGCGCGTTTCCCGAAAGTGCAGCGCCGCGTCGGCGGCTACAATCTCGACGCGCTTACGCCGGGCCGTAACGATCTCAACCTCGCGCACATTCTGATCGGCTCGGAAGGCACGCTCGCGTTCACGACGCAGGTAGAGCTGAAACTGTGGCCGGTACTCGGCAAGCGCATCGTCGCTGCATGTCACTTCGGCAGCTTCTACGAAGCGATGAACGCGGCCCAGCATCTGGTGAAGACCGGCCCCATCGCGGTCGAACTGGTCGATCGCACAATGATTGAACTCGCGGGACAGATCGCAATGTTCCGGCCGACGCTGGAACGCTTCGTGCGCGGCAAACCCGACGCGGTGCTGCTGGTCGAATTCGACTCCGGCGACGAGGAAAACAGGCGCAAGCTCGCGCACCTGCACGACGTGATGAACGACCTCGGCTTCGGTTGGGATAAGCAAGGCGCGAAGTGGGGCGGCGTGGTCGATGTGACGGAACCGGCGCTGCAAACGGCGATTGCCGAACTGCGCGCTTCCGGCCTTAACGTCATGATGTCGATGAAGGAGCAGGGTAAGCCGATCTCCTTCGTCGAAGATTGCGCCGTGCCGCTGGAACATCTGGCGGACTACACCGCACGGCTGACGGAAGTCTTCGAGCGGAACGGCACGCGCGGCACCTGGTACGCCCATGCTTCGGTCGGCTGCCTGCATGTGCGCCCGGTGCTCAATCTTCGGCAGGATAAAGATGTAAAGGCCATGCGCGCGATTGCGGAGGAGGCCTTCGCAATGGTGCGCGAATACAAAGGCTCCCACTCCGGCGAGCATGGCGACGGCATCGTGCGCTCCGAGTTTCACGAAAAGATGTTCGGCCCGAAACTGATCCGCGCCTTCGAGGAGGTGAAGGATCGCTTCGATCCGAAGCCGCTGTTCAATCCCGGCAAGATCGTCCGCGCGCCGAAGTTCGACGACCGTAATCTGTTCCGTTACGCGCCCGGCTATCACGCCGAGCCGTTCACGCCTGCCTTCGATTGGTCGGACTACACCGGCGGTGCGAACGGTTTTCAGGGCGCGGTGGAGATGTGCAACAACAATGGCGCCTGCCGGAACAGCGCCGGCAATGTCATGTGTCCGAGCTATCGCGTCACGCGAAACGAGCGTGACGTCACGCGCGGCCGCGCCAATACCCTGCGCCTCGCGCTCTCCGGCCAGCTTGGCCGTGAGGGCATGACGTCCGGCGAAATGGCGGAGACGTTGAAGCTGTGCGTTTCCTGCAAGGGCTGCCGTCGCGAATGCCCGACTGGCGTGGATATGGCGCGCATGAAGATCGAGGTGCTGGCCGCGCGCGCCGCGAAGTACGGATATTCGCTACGCGATCGGCTGGTCGGTTGGCTGCCGCGCTACGCGCCGTATGCAAAGAAGATCGGCTGGCTCCTGAATTTGCGCGACATCATTCCGGGTGCCGCGAAACTCTCCGAATGGCTTACGGGCTTCAGCGCCCGCCGCAAATTGCCGAAATGGCGAAGCGATGTCTTTGACGACCATGCGGCCACCCCCGGAGAGGGCGAGCGGGAAGTCGTGCTGTTCGCCGACACCTTTAATCGTTACTTCGACCGCGAGAATCTCGAAGCCGCGCGCGATGTGCTGAAAGCCGCAGGGTACCGGGTTCATTTTGCGGATGACGGCATGGGCCGCCCGCTTTGCTGCGGCAGAACTTTCCTCTCCGTCGGCGCAGTAAAGGAAGCGAAGGCGGAAGCGGAACGCACGCTGAAAGTTCTCACATCTTATGTAGGCAGGGGCGTTCCGGTGGTCGGGTTGGAGCCGAGCTGCGTGTTCGGTTTTCGCGACGAAATCCCCGGATTGCTGAAGGGCAATTCCGACGCCACCGCGTTGTCCGGAAACGTGCTGCTGTTCGAGGAGTTTGTCGCGCGCGAAGCTGCCGCTGGCCGCATGAAACTGGACCTGAAACCGCTCGGCACGAAGGCTTATCTTCATGGCCATTGCCACCAGAAGGCCTTCGGCGCGCTTACACCGGTACAGCAGACGCTTAAACTTATTCCTGAACTTGAAGTCGAAACCATCGAATCCAGTTGTTGCGGCATGGCCGGCAGCTTCGGCTACGGCGCGGAAACCATCGACACGTCGCTGGCGATGGGCGAACTCACACTGCTTCCGGCGGTGCGCAAAGCGCCGGCCGATGCGCTGATCGTCGCCGACGGAACGTCTTGCCGCGAGCAGATCGCGCATGGTGCGGGCCGCGAAGCGCTGCATGTTGCGCGGGTTCTGGAAAGAAGTCTCAATAGAGCGAACGAAGCCAAGCAATAA
- a CDS encoding heme-binding protein codes for MTDLTLEAAQTIVTAGLKHARGANFKPMGIVVLDARGAMVACAIEDNSSLRRFEIAHGKAHGCLGMGIGGRAVDARVRERPHFGAALAHVFGGDFIPVPGGVLVRNAGGKVIGAVGVSGDTSDNDEIAAVAGIKAAGLTPDTGA; via the coding sequence ATGACCGATCTAACACTGGAAGCCGCACAAACCATCGTCACCGCCGGCCTGAAACATGCGCGCGGCGCGAACTTCAAGCCGATGGGTATTGTCGTACTCGACGCAAGGGGGGCGATGGTTGCTTGTGCAATCGAGGATAATTCCAGCCTGCGCCGTTTCGAGATCGCACATGGCAAGGCGCATGGCTGCCTCGGCATGGGCATCGGCGGCCGCGCGGTGGACGCGCGCGTGCGCGAGCGTCCGCACTTCGGCGCGGCACTCGCCCATGTATTCGGCGGCGACTTCATCCCGGTGCCCGGCGGCGTGCTGGTCCGCAACGCCGGCGGCAAGGTGATCGGAGCGGTCGGCGTTTCCGGCGATACTTCGGACAACGATGAAATTGCAGCCGTCGCCGGGATCAAGGCGGCGGGCCTGACGCCGGATACCGGCGCGTAA
- a CDS encoding enoyl-CoA hydratase/isomerase family protein, protein MSGSVTASKDAFVATVTMENAGRLNALSLPMWRQLRACFDALSEDDSVRCVILRGAGEAFAAGADIAEFENERHDVESARAYGAEMHPALDAVSSCRHPVVAMIDGPCIGGGLEIAARTDIRICSERSRFGVPVNRLGLVAAYEELAPIVRIAGAAATLEILLEGKIIDAARALQLGLVSRVVADADIEKECRATAARIAEGAPLVARWHKKFVNRLLDPQPLSAAEREENFACFGTEDFRIGNRAFLAKAKPAFKGE, encoded by the coding sequence ATGAGCGGGTCTGTTACCGCAAGCAAAGATGCCTTCGTCGCCACGGTGACGATGGAAAACGCCGGTCGCCTGAACGCGCTGTCGCTGCCGATGTGGCGGCAGTTGCGTGCGTGTTTCGATGCGCTGAGCGAAGACGATTCCGTTCGTTGCGTCATCCTGCGTGGAGCAGGCGAGGCGTTTGCTGCGGGCGCGGATATCGCCGAATTCGAGAACGAGCGGCATGATGTGGAATCCGCGCGTGCGTATGGCGCGGAGATGCATCCCGCACTGGACGCGGTTTCTTCCTGCCGGCATCCGGTTGTTGCCATGATCGACGGTCCCTGCATCGGCGGCGGGCTGGAAATCGCGGCGCGCACCGACATCCGCATTTGTAGCGAGCGCTCGCGTTTCGGCGTGCCCGTGAACAGGTTAGGTCTTGTTGCCGCCTACGAAGAACTCGCGCCGATTGTCCGCATTGCCGGGGCGGCGGCTACGCTCGAAATCCTGCTGGAGGGCAAGATCATCGATGCAGCGCGCGCCCTGCAACTCGGACTTGTCAGCCGCGTGGTCGCGGATGCGGATATAGAGAAGGAGTGCAGGGCGACCGCCGCGCGCATCGCGGAAGGTGCGCCGCTGGTTGCACGCTGGCACAAGAAGTTCGTGAACCGGCTGCTCGATCCGCAGCCGCTGTCGGCGGCCGAGCGCGAGGAAAACTTCGCCTGTTTCGGAACGGAAGATTTCCGGATCGGTAATCGCGCTTTCCTTGCCAAGGCCAAGCCGGCGTTCAAGGGTGAATAG
- a CDS encoding CoA transferase yields the protein MSAAPKGPLHGLKVIELCHVMAGPVCGLMLADMGAEVIKVEKIPGGDDTRRTVPPKVGDEAASFLMMNRNKRGIALDLKTEGGKKVLHRLLDNADVVTENYRAGAMERMGFGFEALRAKNPKLIYCAISGFGRTGPYADRGGFDLIAQGMSGLMSITGEGPGRPPVKVGAPVTDITAGILAAMGVLAALHARTQTGKGQFVDTSLFEAGIVQTYWQSAIALASGVAPGPLGSAHPLNTPYQAFETKDGWINLGAANQTTWLYLVKLLERSDLAQDPRFKDNSARIINRELLATTLAPEFRKRTRAEWLAALEAARVPAGPVFDVLEMQADPQTLARDMVVEAEHSRLGPVKTLGAPVKFSETPSSVRRSAPVFGEHTREVMREYGFAEAEIAEMANAGAVHCA from the coding sequence ATGAGCGCCGCCCCGAAAGGTCCGCTGCATGGCCTGAAAGTGATCGAACTCTGTCACGTCATGGCTGGCCCCGTATGCGGGCTGATGCTCGCCGACATGGGCGCAGAAGTCATCAAGGTGGAGAAGATCCCCGGCGGCGACGACACGCGACGCACCGTGCCGCCGAAGGTCGGCGACGAAGCGGCTTCGTTCCTGATGATGAACCGCAACAAACGTGGCATCGCGCTCGATCTCAAGACCGAAGGCGGCAAGAAAGTCCTGCATCGTTTGCTCGATAATGCCGATGTTGTCACCGAAAACTATCGCGCGGGCGCGATGGAGCGCATGGGTTTCGGCTTCGAAGCACTCCGCGCGAAGAATCCGAAGTTAATCTACTGCGCGATCTCCGGGTTCGGCCGCACTGGCCCCTATGCCGACCGCGGTGGTTTCGATCTCATCGCGCAGGGCATGAGCGGACTGATGTCGATTACCGGCGAAGGGCCGGGCCGCCCGCCGGTGAAGGTCGGCGCTCCGGTGACCGACATCACGGCAGGCATTCTCGCCGCGATGGGGGTACTTGCCGCGCTTCACGCACGCACGCAGACGGGGAAGGGGCAGTTCGTCGATACGTCGCTGTTCGAGGCGGGGATCGTGCAAACATATTGGCAGTCCGCGATCGCGCTGGCGTCGGGTGTCGCGCCCGGTCCGCTTGGTTCAGCGCATCCGTTGAACACGCCGTATCAGGCTTTCGAGACGAAAGACGGCTGGATCAATCTCGGCGCGGCGAACCAGACGACATGGCTCTATCTGGTGAAGCTGCTTGAGCGCTCTGATCTCGCGCAGGACCCTCGCTTCAAGGACAACTCGGCGCGGATCATCAATCGCGAATTGCTCGCAACAACCCTTGCGCCCGAATTCAGAAAGCGCACGCGCGCAGAATGGCTCGCGGCACTGGAGGCGGCCAGGGTTCCGGCCGGCCCCGTTTTCGATGTGCTTGAAATGCAGGCGGACCCGCAGACACTGGCTCGTGACATGGTGGTGGAAGCGGAACACTCGCGTCTCGGGCCGGTGAAGACGTTGGGTGCGCCTGTTAAATTTTCGGAAACACCATCGAGTGTGCGCCGCAGCGCGCCAGTCTTCGGGGAACATACCCGCGAGGTGATGCGCGAATACGGGTTTGCGGAAGCAGAGATCGCCGAGATGGCGAATGCCGGAGCGGTTCACTGCGCTTGA